One segment of Mycolicibacterium baixiangningiae DNA contains the following:
- a CDS encoding putative quinol monooxygenase — translation MVTIKPRLDRLAEAEAQLQSMRQNTLTEPGCVFMHFLQPQDDADTWVMLEMFRSRSAWDEHMRQPYNTQGNEILEDLLREPSELRLLFEK, via the coding sequence GTGGTCACCATCAAACCGCGCCTCGACCGCCTCGCCGAAGCCGAGGCTCAGCTCCAGTCCATGCGCCAGAACACCCTGACCGAACCGGGTTGTGTGTTCATGCACTTCCTCCAGCCCCAGGACGATGCGGACACGTGGGTGATGCTCGAGATGTTCCGCTCGCGCTCCGCATGGGACGAGCACATGCGCCAGCCCTACAACACCCAGGGCAATGAGATTCTCGAAGACCTCCTGCGCGAACCCTCAGAGCTTCGACTGCTCTTCGAGAAATAG
- a CDS encoding SDR family NAD(P)-dependent oxidoreductase produces the protein MNRFDGKGVLVTGAASGIGQATVQRLLDEGAYVVGLDLPEADRVADRYAYRRADILDGEAVAEAVAAVVAAVGRLDGVVHSAGVAGGGPIHLLPDDEWDRVVDVNLKGTFVVSRAALTQMLQQDRVDGERGAIVNLSSIEGLEGTAGGSSYNASKGGVVLLTKNAAIDYGPSGIRVNAICPGFIETPLFDSVVGMPGMEGPREGLLHEHKLRRFGRAAEVASVAAFLLSADASFVSGQALAVDGGYLAGRDHHVTELLGLGNQ, from the coding sequence GTGAACAGGTTTGATGGCAAAGGCGTGCTGGTGACCGGAGCGGCGTCGGGAATCGGCCAGGCGACCGTGCAGCGACTACTGGATGAAGGGGCCTACGTGGTGGGCTTGGACCTCCCCGAGGCCGATCGCGTCGCCGATCGATACGCCTACCGCCGCGCCGACATCCTCGACGGAGAAGCGGTCGCCGAGGCGGTGGCCGCCGTGGTGGCCGCGGTGGGGCGACTCGACGGCGTGGTGCACTCCGCCGGGGTTGCCGGCGGCGGACCCATCCACCTGCTACCTGACGACGAATGGGACCGCGTGGTCGACGTCAACCTCAAGGGCACCTTCGTCGTCAGCCGCGCCGCGTTGACCCAGATGCTGCAGCAGGACCGCGTCGACGGCGAACGCGGCGCCATCGTGAACCTGTCCAGCATCGAGGGGCTGGAGGGCACTGCGGGCGGGAGCTCCTACAACGCGTCGAAGGGCGGTGTCGTGCTGCTGACCAAGAACGCGGCAATCGACTACGGGCCAAGCGGGATTCGGGTCAATGCCATCTGTCCCGGCTTCATCGAGACACCGCTGTTCGACTCCGTTGTGGGCATGCCGGGCATGGAGGGACCGCGCGAGGGGCTACTCCACGAGCACAAGCTGCGGCGGTTCGGCCGCGCTGCGGAGGTGGCCAGCGTCGCCGCCTTCCTCCTCTCGGCTGACGCGAGCTTCGTCAGCGGACAGGCGCTGGCGGTGGACGGCGGTTACCTGGCCGGCCGCGATCACCACGTCACCGAGCTACTCGGGCTGGGCAACCAGTAG
- a CDS encoding oxygenase MpaB family protein, with protein MVLERELGAVRSGLGRALFGLVAGPDGPDNRARIHGTPGPRWFAEDRPIRRVHADASMFVGGLRALLLQSLHPLAMAGVAGHSDYRGDPWGRLQRTSTFLAVTTFGPAADAQRAVDKVRGIHRHVRGVAPDGTPYEATDPHLLEWVHIAEIDSFLLAHQLYGAQPLDQTGRDGYVADTARVATALGVRNPPRTEGELRERIEAYRPELRSTAAARDAARFLLLTPPLPLPARAPYGVLAATSVAMLPGWARKPLRLPYFPPLEATAVRVSGRVLVGGIRWVMTA; from the coding sequence ATGGTGTTGGAGCGGGAACTGGGTGCGGTCAGAAGTGGTCTGGGCCGCGCGCTGTTCGGCTTGGTCGCCGGACCCGACGGCCCGGACAACCGCGCCCGCATCCACGGAACACCGGGCCCACGGTGGTTCGCCGAGGATCGACCCATCCGGCGCGTCCACGCCGACGCATCGATGTTCGTCGGAGGATTGCGTGCGCTGCTTCTGCAGTCCCTGCATCCGCTCGCGATGGCCGGCGTCGCCGGCCACTCCGACTACCGCGGCGATCCCTGGGGACGTCTGCAGCGCACCAGCACATTCCTCGCCGTGACCACGTTCGGGCCGGCCGCCGACGCGCAACGCGCTGTCGACAAGGTACGCGGCATTCACCGCCATGTACGCGGGGTGGCGCCGGACGGCACACCCTACGAAGCCACTGATCCCCACCTTCTCGAATGGGTGCACATCGCCGAGATCGACAGCTTCCTGCTTGCGCACCAGCTCTACGGCGCACAGCCTCTGGACCAGACCGGCCGCGACGGGTACGTCGCCGACACCGCCCGCGTCGCAACCGCTCTCGGAGTGCGGAATCCGCCTCGCACCGAGGGCGAGCTGCGCGAGCGGATCGAGGCGTACCGACCGGAACTGCGCAGCACCGCAGCGGCCCGCGACGCCGCGCGATTCTTGTTGTTGACGCCGCCGCTGCCGTTGCCCGCCCGTGCCCCCTACGGGGTGCTGGCCGCCACCTCGGTGGCGATGCTGCCGGGATGGGCACGTAAGCCGTTGCGACTGCCGTACTTTCCGCCCCTGGAGGCGACGGCTGTGCGGGTATCCGGACGGGTGCTGGTCGGTGGGATCCGGTGGGTGATGACCGCCTAA
- a CDS encoding MFS transporter, with amino-acid sequence MSRNLQHAASTAGTSQAAGIWPVLLCWVAVALDGYDLVVLGVVIPTLLESDALGFTGPTITTASTLGLVGMGIGAVLIGPLTDRFGRRRTLIASVALFSLLTIATGVAQNVGQFTTFRFLAGLGLGGCLPTALAFMSEHARTGRASSAMTRMMTGYHVGAVLSAVLALWMVEDYGWRSMFLVGGALGLVTLPVMWAKLPESAAYLRVVERNDGSGAGTLARSAEVVKGRYLRISIGLCVASFMGLLLVYGLNTWLPTIMRDAGYSIQQGTTLILVLNVGAVIGLLVAGHISDTRGNKPAVIAWFGLAAIFLALLSIKMESRLLVYAAVLLTGIFVFSAQVLVYAFVGHLYPPEIRGTALGMAAGVGRVGAIIGPSLGGLLLTAGLAYPWGFYAFTLAAILAALALATVPAHAHGVD; translated from the coding sequence ATGTCCAGGAATCTCCAGCACGCCGCGTCGACCGCCGGCACGTCCCAGGCGGCCGGCATTTGGCCCGTCCTGCTCTGCTGGGTGGCGGTCGCCCTCGACGGCTACGACCTCGTCGTCCTGGGCGTCGTCATCCCGACCCTCCTGGAGTCGGACGCCCTCGGCTTCACCGGGCCCACGATCACCACGGCCTCCACGCTGGGTCTGGTCGGCATGGGCATCGGCGCCGTCCTGATCGGGCCGCTCACCGACCGGTTCGGCCGGCGCCGGACCCTGATCGCCAGCGTCGCCCTCTTCTCGCTTCTCACCATCGCGACGGGCGTGGCGCAGAACGTCGGTCAGTTCACCACCTTCCGTTTCCTCGCCGGGCTCGGACTCGGCGGCTGCCTGCCGACGGCTCTCGCGTTCATGAGCGAGCACGCGCGGACCGGCCGAGCCAGCTCCGCGATGACGCGGATGATGACCGGCTACCACGTGGGTGCCGTGCTCTCGGCGGTGTTGGCGCTATGGATGGTCGAGGACTACGGCTGGCGGTCGATGTTCCTGGTCGGCGGCGCGCTGGGCCTAGTGACACTCCCGGTCATGTGGGCCAAGCTGCCCGAGTCCGCGGCCTATCTCCGTGTGGTCGAGCGCAATGACGGTTCCGGCGCGGGAACCCTCGCCCGGAGCGCCGAGGTGGTCAAGGGCCGCTACCTCCGGATCAGCATCGGCTTGTGCGTGGCGTCGTTCATGGGCCTGCTACTCGTCTACGGGCTCAACACCTGGTTGCCGACGATCATGCGCGACGCCGGTTATTCGATCCAGCAGGGCACCACCCTGATCCTGGTCCTCAACGTCGGTGCGGTGATCGGCCTGCTCGTCGCCGGCCACATCTCGGACACCCGCGGCAACAAGCCTGCGGTGATTGCGTGGTTCGGACTTGCCGCGATCTTCCTTGCCCTGTTGTCGATTAAGATGGAGAGCCGCCTACTCGTCTACGCGGCGGTCCTGCTGACGGGCATCTTCGTCTTCAGCGCCCAGGTACTGGTCTACGCGTTCGTCGGCCACCTCTACCCGCCCGAAATCCGTGGTACCGCACTGGGTATGGCGGCCGGGGTGGGACGAGTCGGAGCGATCATCGGCCCCTCCCTCGGCGGCCTGCTGTTGACTGCCGGGCTCGCCTACCCATGGGGCTTCTACGCTTTCACGCTGGCGGCCATCCTCGCGGCGCTCGCTCTGGCCACGGTGCCGGCGCACGCACACGGCGTCGACTGA
- a CDS encoding 4-hydroxybenzoate 3-monooxygenase gives MAAADLRTQVAIIGAGPAGMLLSHLLAADGVESIVLETRSQSYVASRIRAGILEQSTVDLLRECGLGERLHREGDEHRGIYLQWPDERHHLDFVDLIGRSVWVYGQTEVQKDLIDARNAAGQEIHYDVTDTSLHDIETNSPAVTFTDVDGRPRRVDADIVVGCDGSFGPSRERVPPHVRRDWNRVYPYSWFGVLADIAPSTDELIYAWHGDGFALHSMRSATVSRFYLQVPNGTAPDDWSDDRIWEALATRLGHGQNGWELTTGPITDKSVLPMRSFVQTPMRYGRLFLAGDAAHIVPPTGAKGLNLAVADVALLAPALVDLVRKDDHRLANGYSDTALRRVWRCTHFSWWMTAMLHRSEDPFDEQLQLSQLRWVTSSAAGAAGLAENYAGLPIGLTRSSSAG, from the coding sequence ATGGCCGCCGCGGACCTGCGGACCCAGGTGGCCATCATCGGAGCAGGCCCCGCCGGCATGCTGCTGTCGCACCTTCTCGCCGCGGACGGCGTCGAGTCCATCGTGCTGGAAACCCGCTCGCAGTCCTACGTCGCGTCCCGGATCCGCGCCGGCATCCTGGAGCAGTCGACGGTCGATCTGCTGCGGGAGTGCGGACTGGGGGAGCGGTTGCACCGCGAGGGCGACGAACACCGCGGCATCTACCTGCAGTGGCCCGACGAACGCCACCACCTCGACTTCGTCGACCTGATCGGCCGGTCGGTGTGGGTGTACGGCCAGACCGAGGTCCAGAAAGATCTGATCGACGCGCGGAACGCAGCCGGCCAGGAGATCCACTACGACGTCACCGACACCAGCCTGCACGACATCGAAACAAACTCTCCCGCAGTCACATTCACCGACGTGGACGGCCGCCCGCGCAGAGTCGACGCAGACATCGTGGTCGGCTGCGACGGGTCCTTCGGGCCCAGCCGCGAACGGGTGCCGCCGCACGTCCGCCGCGACTGGAACCGGGTCTACCCGTATTCGTGGTTCGGAGTCCTCGCCGATATCGCCCCGTCGACCGACGAGCTCATCTACGCCTGGCACGGCGACGGTTTCGCGCTGCACTCGATGCGGTCGGCGACGGTCTCGCGCTTCTATCTCCAGGTGCCGAACGGCACCGCACCCGACGACTGGTCCGACGATCGGATCTGGGAAGCGCTGGCGACTCGACTGGGCCACGGGCAGAACGGCTGGGAGCTCACCACGGGGCCGATCACCGACAAGAGCGTGTTGCCGATGCGGTCGTTCGTCCAGACCCCGATGCGTTACGGCCGGTTGTTCCTGGCCGGCGATGCCGCCCACATCGTCCCGCCCACCGGCGCCAAGGGTCTCAACCTCGCTGTCGCCGACGTCGCCCTGCTCGCTCCCGCGCTGGTCGACCTGGTGCGCAAGGATGACCACCGGCTCGCCAACGGCTACTCCGACACCGCTCTGCGGCGCGTCTGGCGGTGCACCCACTTCTCGTGGTGGATGACCGCGATGCTGCATCGCAGCGAGGATCCGTTCGACGAGCAACTGCAGCTCTCGCAGCTGCGCTGGGTCACGTCGAGCGCGGCGGGCGCAGCGGGCCTGGCAGAGAACTACGCGGGCCTGCCGATCGGCTTGACGCGCTCGAGTTCGGCGGGCTGA
- a CDS encoding amidohydrolase family protein → MTLIALEEHLIPAELVDQVWPKRSASGAVLPRLTEVGEQRLRVMDDAGIDLQVLSVTAPGSQQVPVERAADLSRALNDRCAEVVAAHPDRFNALASLPTQDPAAAIIEAKRAITELGLCGVVINGHTQGRFLDSAEFDEMLGAIEELDVPVYLHPTYPPAQVADVYFGGLPTEIGSALATAAWGWHAETGLHVLRLAASGAFDRHPGLQIVVGHMGENLPFSLMRADAVLSGFNPGGPSVAEAVRSHVHITISGYTTTPPLFCALQVFGADRIMFAADYPFGDASAHAKFLADAPISPADREKIAHRNARRLFTL, encoded by the coding sequence GTGACCCTGATCGCGCTCGAGGAACACCTGATCCCCGCCGAACTGGTCGACCAGGTCTGGCCAAAGCGGTCCGCCAGTGGAGCGGTACTCCCCCGACTCACTGAGGTCGGCGAACAACGGCTGCGGGTAATGGACGACGCCGGTATCGACCTGCAGGTCCTGTCGGTCACCGCGCCGGGCTCGCAGCAGGTCCCCGTCGAGCGCGCCGCCGACCTCAGCCGCGCCCTCAACGACCGGTGCGCCGAGGTCGTCGCAGCTCATCCCGACCGATTCAACGCGCTGGCCAGCCTGCCCACCCAGGACCCTGCCGCCGCGATCATCGAGGCCAAGCGGGCGATCACCGAGTTGGGGCTCTGCGGTGTGGTCATCAACGGGCACACCCAGGGACGGTTCTTGGACTCGGCCGAATTCGACGAAATGCTCGGCGCCATCGAGGAACTCGACGTTCCGGTGTATCTGCACCCCACCTATCCGCCGGCTCAGGTCGCTGATGTCTACTTCGGCGGTCTGCCGACGGAGATCGGTTCGGCTCTCGCCACCGCGGCCTGGGGGTGGCACGCGGAAACCGGACTGCACGTGCTTCGGCTCGCGGCGTCGGGGGCGTTCGATCGGCATCCCGGGCTGCAGATCGTCGTGGGACACATGGGTGAGAACCTGCCGTTCTCGCTGATGCGTGCGGATGCCGTGCTGTCCGGCTTCAACCCCGGTGGGCCGTCGGTTGCGGAGGCGGTCAGGTCGCACGTGCACATCACGATAAGCGGCTACACCACGACGCCGCCGTTGTTCTGCGCGCTGCAGGTCTTCGGTGCCGACCGCATCATGTTCGCCGCCGACTATCCCTTCGGTGACGCGTCGGCTCATGCGAAGTTCCTGGCGGACGCGCCGATCAGCCCGGCGGACCGCGAGAAGATCGCCCACCGCAACGCCCGGCGGCTCTTTACGCTCTAG
- a CDS encoding ABC transporter substrate-binding protein, translating into MRPRLIGSFPRSRVVPAVLATALLATACGSSDSAADGPTAADTLTVAVSKDSGPLNIFAGQTDQMTELIYDKLLAPSPYVAEPQPWLATDVRQVNATTWDVDLRDDVTWHDGEPFTADDVAFSFHFMHAAPTGRFTHHVNDTPSISTIEATGATSVRFVCDYACPELGTVTLADLPILPEHVWSKVDPAQAKKVTDLPVGTGPFKLVDYSPTSGYRFEANADYFAGAPTVGELVMPVIPDSSAAFTALRSGQVDAVDRALNPELVDQFSASNDIGVITVSPLTYPEAKLNYTREPFAQHDFRAAMTLAVDRKQMLDVVALGQGRPATQGYIHPDAPFADPDASTPYDPARAAALFDKVGWVDADGDGMRENPAGDNVLFQLIVDGGEAPHVRAAELLVEDFAEAGIAVEITPLDSGSLAVASANMDYDLYIRANSPHAVADSTQFIMSHRSDNLWQHPDLAYPQFEALYDKWKATETNDERIVAMQEMQKLFNRQPTAIALYYPDEHWAYRGDTFTGWIETPGYGIVHKWSFLPAEVVEKANAEAPQD; encoded by the coding sequence ATGAGACCTCGATTGATCGGCAGCTTCCCCCGTTCCCGCGTCGTACCGGCGGTTCTCGCCACCGCCCTTCTGGCCACCGCCTGTGGCTCGTCGGACTCCGCGGCGGACGGACCGACCGCCGCCGACACCCTCACCGTTGCGGTGTCCAAGGACAGTGGACCGCTCAATATCTTTGCCGGACAGACGGATCAGATGACCGAGCTGATCTACGACAAGCTGCTCGCGCCGTCCCCGTACGTGGCCGAGCCGCAGCCATGGCTGGCCACCGACGTGCGCCAGGTCAACGCCACCACCTGGGACGTCGACCTGCGCGACGACGTGACATGGCACGACGGCGAGCCGTTCACCGCGGACGACGTCGCGTTCAGCTTCCATTTCATGCATGCCGCCCCCACCGGCCGCTTCACCCACCACGTCAACGACACCCCGTCGATCTCCACGATCGAGGCCACCGGCGCGACGTCGGTGCGCTTCGTCTGTGACTACGCCTGTCCCGAACTGGGCACCGTCACCCTCGCCGACCTGCCCATCCTTCCCGAGCACGTGTGGTCGAAGGTCGACCCCGCTCAGGCCAAGAAGGTCACCGACCTGCCGGTCGGCACCGGCCCGTTCAAGCTCGTCGACTACAGCCCGACCAGCGGCTACCGCTTCGAGGCCAACGCCGACTACTTCGCAGGCGCCCCCACGGTCGGCGAGCTCGTCATGCCGGTCATCCCCGATTCCTCGGCCGCGTTCACCGCCCTGCGTTCGGGCCAGGTCGACGCCGTCGACCGTGCGCTCAACCCCGAGCTCGTCGACCAGTTCAGCGCGTCCAACGACATCGGCGTCATCACCGTGTCACCACTGACCTACCCCGAGGCCAAACTCAACTACACCCGAGAACCTTTCGCGCAGCACGACTTCCGAGCGGCCATGACCCTGGCGGTCGACCGGAAGCAGATGCTGGACGTCGTCGCGCTCGGCCAGGGCCGTCCCGCCACCCAGGGCTACATCCACCCGGACGCACCCTTCGCCGATCCCGACGCCTCCACTCCCTACGACCCGGCGCGGGCCGCGGCGCTGTTCGACAAGGTCGGCTGGGTCGACGCAGACGGTGACGGCATGCGCGAGAACCCGGCCGGCGACAACGTCCTGTTCCAGTTGATCGTCGACGGCGGAGAGGCCCCGCACGTGCGGGCTGCCGAACTCCTGGTCGAGGACTTCGCCGAAGCGGGCATCGCGGTCGAGATCACACCGCTCGACAGCGGATCGCTGGCCGTCGCCTCGGCGAACATGGACTACGACCTCTACATTCGGGCGAACTCACCGCACGCGGTCGCCGATTCGACGCAGTTCATCATGTCGCATCGATCCGACAACCTCTGGCAGCACCCGGATCTCGCCTATCCGCAGTTCGAGGCCCTCTACGACAAGTGGAAGGCGACCGAGACCAACGACGAGCGCATCGTCGCCATGCAGGAGATGCAGAAGCTGTTCAACCGGCAGCCGACCGCCATCGCCCTGTACTACCCCGACGAGCACTGGGCCTACCGCGGCGACACGTTCACCGGCTGGATCGAAACCCCCGGCTACGGCATCGTGCACAAGTGGTCGTTCCTGCCGGCCGAGGTGGTCGAAAAGGCCAACGCCGAAGCGCCGCAGGACTGA